A genome region from Acidobacteriota bacterium includes the following:
- a CDS encoding MerR family transcriptional regulator — translation MRIGEAAALVGVSPSTLRFWEKEGLITPIRHGGPTRYYSPELIERLRAIHRLKTDEGLNASGVRRVLDAESSAGGRGPGEPEHPGRRIRDRRLGRHLTLRQLARRSGLSASFLSSVEQGKANPSLGALRRISEALETTTQRLFGMRDAGSCRVVRPADRVHLEAREPSMRLELLARDGSRLQPHLVTIPPGGGSGESYTHAGEEFLYVFEGCVEVTLDEIEIHLLEEGDAMIFPSDLAHRLRNPGDTTARALWINTPPTF, via the coding sequence CACGCCGATTCGACACGGCGGGCCGACCCGCTACTACAGCCCCGAGCTGATCGAGCGCCTGCGGGCCATCCACCGGCTCAAGACCGACGAAGGACTCAACGCCTCGGGGGTGCGTCGGGTGCTCGACGCCGAGTCTTCTGCTGGAGGCCGCGGTCCGGGCGAGCCCGAGCATCCCGGCCGTCGCATCCGTGACCGCCGCCTGGGCCGCCACCTCACCCTGCGCCAGCTCGCCCGCCGATCGGGCCTGTCGGCGTCGTTTCTCTCGTCGGTCGAGCAGGGCAAGGCCAATCCTTCCCTCGGAGCGTTGCGCCGCATCTCCGAAGCCCTCGAGACCACCACCCAGCGGCTCTTCGGAATGCGGGACGCCGGTTCGTGCCGGGTGGTGCGCCCCGCCGACCGGGTGCATCTCGAGGCGCGGGAGCCCTCGATGCGTCTCGAATTGCTCGCCCGCGACGGCAGCCGACTTCAGCCGCACTTGGTGACGATTCCCCCCGGGGGCGGCAGCGGCGAGAGCTACACCCATGCCGGCGAGGAGTTTCTCTACGTGTTCGAGGGCTGCGTCGAGGTGACCCTCGATGAAATCGAGATTCATCTCCTCGAGGAGGGTGACGCGATGATCTTTCCCTCGGATCTGGCCCACCGGCTCCGCAATCCCGGCGATACCACCGCCCGCGCGCTGTGGATCAATACGCCGCCGACCTTCTGA